The nucleotide sequence TCGTTATTGTAGGCGCAGGAATTACCGGCATAACAACTAGCTATTTACTGTCCAAAGAAGGTCTAAAGGTGGTTGTACTAGAGGCAGGCCGATTGCTTCACGGAACGACAGGTCACACCACGGCCAAAATCACTGCTCAGCACGATTTGATCTACGATGAACTCATTCAACACTTCGGCGAAGATAAGGCACGTTTATATTATGACGCAAACAACGAAGCGTTGACTTTTATTCGGAACACTGTTGATACGGAAGGAATCTCCTGTGACTTGACCAATGATCATGCTTATATTTACACACAATCAACAAGCTCGATTGGCAAGCTTGAATTAGAATATCGTGCATACGAGAAACTCGGAATCGACGGCCTTCTCACCAATCATATCGAATTGCCCATAGATGTTAAATCTGCCTTAGTCATGTATAATCAAGCGCAATTTAATCCCGTTTCATACTTAGTTGCGTTGATCGATCGATCTGTTCGTGCAGGTGCACAAGTGTATGAACATACGACAGCGATGAAGGTGGTAGAAGGAGAGAAGCCTGTAGTCATTACCGAATCGGGACATCGGATCAGCTGCAAGTATGTCATCGCCGCATCGCATTTTCCATTTCTCGATTGGAAAGGTTTTTACTTTGCACGCTTGCATGCAGAACGTTCTTATTTGCTTGGCGTTCGTGTCAAAGATCGCTATGAAGGTGGGATGTACATTTCGGCGGACGAACCGAAACGATCGATTCGCGTCGTCCATCAAGAAAAAGAGCCTTTATTACTCATCGGAGGCGGGGGTCACAAGGCTGGACAGAACAGCTGTACGATGAATGAATATGACGCATTGAAGACGTTCGCTTATTCTGTATTTGATGTAAAAGAAATTGCCTATCGGTGGTCAGCTCAAGATCTTGTTACTTTGGACAAAATTCCTTATATCGGACAAATCAACGGACAAAACCACAATATTTTAATTGCAACTGGATATCGCAAATGGGGCATGACGAACGGGACTGCTGCGGCCCATCTCCTTAAAAACAGAATACTCGGAATCGAGGACCGGTATCGGGAATTATTTGATCCTTCACGCTTCCATGCAGACCCGGAGATCAAGAGCTTAGTCACTGAGAACTTGGATGTAGCCAGTCACCTGATCAATGGAAAGCTTGAATCTGTACAACGTCGTGCGAATAGTGTTGAAAATGACGAAGGTGCAGTCGTTAGTGTGAATGGAAAAAGAGCTGGAGCATACCGTGATGTTGAAGGTGTTCTGCACTTGGTCGATACGACTTGTACGCATATGGGTTGCGAGACGAACTGGAATAATGGGGATCGAACATGGGATTGCCCATGTCACGGATCGAGATTTTCCTATACGGGAGAAGTCATAGAAGGCCCGGCTAAAGAACCTCTGCATAAGTTGGAGCTTTCTTATGAAGATGGATGATCGTCATGGGATCTATAACATGATATGATTATAAGATATGGTTTAACATTAGTATCTATATAGGTATTTAAGTAAGGGTGAGTGGACAAATGTCGGAACGGTCGTACAACATATCACAAGAGAAACA is from Candidatus Cohnella colombiensis and encodes:
- a CDS encoding FAD-dependent oxidoreductase, translating into MSSQLPQFPQSYWTTSVDVPAFPILTTDLDADVVIVGAGITGITTSYLLSKEGLKVVVLEAGRLLHGTTGHTTAKITAQHDLIYDELIQHFGEDKARLYYDANNEALTFIRNTVDTEGISCDLTNDHAYIYTQSTSSIGKLELEYRAYEKLGIDGLLTNHIELPIDVKSALVMYNQAQFNPVSYLVALIDRSVRAGAQVYEHTTAMKVVEGEKPVVITESGHRISCKYVIAASHFPFLDWKGFYFARLHAERSYLLGVRVKDRYEGGMYISADEPKRSIRVVHQEKEPLLLIGGGGHKAGQNSCTMNEYDALKTFAYSVFDVKEIAYRWSAQDLVTLDKIPYIGQINGQNHNILIATGYRKWGMTNGTAAAHLLKNRILGIEDRYRELFDPSRFHADPEIKSLVTENLDVASHLINGKLESVQRRANSVENDEGAVVSVNGKRAGAYRDVEGVLHLVDTTCTHMGCETNWNNGDRTWDCPCHGSRFSYTGEVIEGPAKEPLHKLELSYEDG